The following are from one region of the Nicotiana tomentosiformis chromosome 7, ASM39032v3, whole genome shotgun sequence genome:
- the LOC104101873 gene encoding protein ECERIFERUM 16 encodes MDAKALAKSKRAHSLHLNKKHNPHHASKGSSAGSGTSTAGDKKPTEKQVKEKPKSKLPSNWHRYEEEYDSDSETAPQGGASRASDVVVPKSKGADYAYLLSEAQAHFQYSSESIPLYDDVLDDFYQGLGALLSAKGQSKLSWIAEDNFAMEDKAPPPTKASFLSLDLHALSEQLERASLSERLFIEPDLLPLEPCSEASQAAAEEKCQGGLSSSKSSTAEKDSNSLTSTSVYEGNKNRHQHSEFSHLGTTASSSWHPTSADESSNALSVYEDEAGKSEGAGINDSLLCASELNTSSVVKKPFAFKSTAAEAELDMLLDSVTEIEISESTNAIDQSSTPCSVAQAGTPTPLLEGTSSRSEVSSQPKRDHDLAKPAISDLGLDDSPDDLLRETSTVTNKNDGLPSNEVNSNAGHTPSASQPVSKSKIMDDFDSWFDTL; translated from the exons ATGGATGCAAAAGCATTGGCAAAGTCGAAGAGAGCTCATTCATTACATCTAAATAAGAAGCATAATCCACATCATGCATCTAAGGGTTCTTCCGCTGGTTCTGGCACTTCTACTGCCGGTGATAAGAAGCCTACTGAAAAGCAAGTGAAGGAAAAACCTAAATCGAAGCTCCCTTCGAATTGGCATCGGTATGAAGAAGAATATGATTCTGATTCTGAAACTGCACCTCAGGGAGGTGCAAGTAGGGCAAGTGATGTGGTCGTGCCGAAAAGTAAAGGAGCAGATTATGCGTATTTGCTTTCCGAGGCTCAGGCTCACTTTCAATATTCTTCAGAGAGTATTCCTTTATATGATGATGTTTTAGATG ACTTTTATCAGGGGCTTGGTGCATTACTCTCTGCCAAAGGACAAAGCAAGTTGTCATGGATAGCGGAAGACAATTTTGCAATGGAAGATAAGGCACCTCCTCCGACTAAG GCATCGTTTCTTTCACTTGACCTGCATGCTCTTTCAGAGCAGCTTGAAAGAGCAAGTCTATCAGAGAGGCTTTTCATTGAACCAGATCTTCTTCCTTTGGAACCA TGCTCTGAGGCGTCGCAAGCAGCAGCTGAAGAGAAATGTCAAGGGGGTCTATCTTCAAGCAAGAGTTCAACCGCGGAAAAAGATTCCAATTCATTGACCTCCACTAGTGTCTATGAAGGCAACAAAAACAGACATCAGCATTCTGAATTCTCGCATCTGGGCACCACAGCCAGCAGCAGTTGGCATCCAACTTCAGCTGATGAGTCCTCTAACGCTTTGAGTGTCTATGAGGACGAGGCTGGGAAATCAGAAGGAGCTGGAATAAATGATTCACTACTGTGTGCTTCAGAATTAAACACGAGTTCTGTTGTGAAGAAACCGTTTGCATTTAAGTCAACAGCTGCAGAAGCAGAGCTTGACATGCTTCTTGATTCAGTCACTGAGATTGAAATTTCTGAATCCACTAATGCAATTGATCAGTCTAGTACTCCTTGTTCCGTGGCACAAGCAGGAACACCAACTCCATTATTAGAAGGGACTTCATCTAGGTCGGAGGTCTCCAGCCAGCCCAAGAGAGACCATGATTTGGCTAAACCTGCAATATCGGATCTCGGTCTGGATGACTCACCGGATGACCTTCTCAGAGAAACATCCACGGTAACTAACAAAAATGATGGTTTGCCATCTAATGAGGTAAACTCTAATGCTGGTCATACACCCTCTGCTTCTCAACCTGTCTCCAAGTCTAAGATTATGGATGATTTTGATTCATGGTTTGACACATTGTAA
- the LOC104101872 gene encoding glutaredoxin-C9-like, protein MQQALPYKSSCLSLTLQDPKPLNQMNHSTSSSSSSTSMYVKGSKEELKNMVKDNAVIVVGRRGCCMSHVVKRLLQCLGANPAIYDIEEQDENEVIDELENIVAAVDGSDDRKEGGRLQLPAVFVGGELFGGLDRIMAAHITGELTPVLKQAGALWL, encoded by the coding sequence ATGCAACAAGCACTTCCTTACAAATCATCATGTTTATCTTTAACCTTACAAGATCCCAAACCCCTCAACCAAATGAATCATAGTAccagcagcagcagcagtagtACTTCTATGTATGTCAAAGGTTCCAAAGAGGAATTGAAGAACATGGTTAAAGACAACGCTGTTATAGTTGTTGGTAGACGAGGTTGTTGTATGAGCCATGTTGTCAAACGTTTGTTGCAGTGTTTGGGAGCTAATCCTGCTATTTATGACATTGAGGAACAAGATGAAAATGAGGTTATTGATGAGCTGGAGAATATTGTCGCCGCCGTCGACGGCAGTGATGATCGGAAAGAGGGTGGTCGTTTGCAGTTGCCGGCGGTGTTTGTCGGAGGAGAATTGTTTGGAGGTTTGGATCGGATTATGGCTGCTCATATTACTGGCGAGTTGACTCCTGTATTGAAGCAAGCTGGAGCCTTGTGGctttga